From a region of the Sesamum indicum cultivar Zhongzhi No. 13 linkage group LG3, S_indicum_v1.0, whole genome shotgun sequence genome:
- the LOC105158881 gene encoding transport and Golgi organization 2 homolog has product MCISVFLWQSHPMYPFLLLLNRDEYHNRPTKPVGWWECGEILGGKDEVAGGTWLACSRQGKVAFLTNVLELHTLPEAKSRGDLVIRFLESNKSPKAFAEELVEEGNQYNGFNLIVADLASKSMVHVSNRPKGEPVSIQEVLPGIHVLSNATLNSPWPKAERLERSFKLQLDQYGEGEIPVEEMVEKLMRDRVKADKSKLPNICSPDWELDLSSIFVEVDTPLGKYGTRSSAALTVKGSGETSFYEVYLDGDVWKQHTLNYNIQKL; this is encoded by the exons ATGTGCATTTCCGTGTTCCTGTGGCAGTCCCACCCTATGTACCCGTTTCTTCTCTTGCTCAACAGAGATGAATACCACAACAG GCCTACGAAACCGGTGGGATGGTGGGAATGCGGTGAAATATTAGGCGGAAAAGATGAAGTTGCTGGCGGAACATGGTTGGCCTGTTCGAGACAAGGTAAAGTGGCTTTTCTAACAAATGTGCTGGAGCTGCATACCCTCCCTGAGGCTAAAAGCAGAGGAGATCTCGTCATTCGTTTCCTTGAG AGCAATAAGAGTCCCAAAGCCTTTGCAGAGGAGTTGGTTGAAGAAGGAAATCAGTACAATGGATTTAACCTTATTGTAGCTGATCTTGCTTCCAAATCCATGGTTCATGTCTCAAACAGGCCTAAAGGAGAGCCTGTTTCAATTCAAGAAGTTCTTCCAGGCATTCATGTCCTTTCCAATGCAACGCTCAACTCTCCATGGCCTAAG GCGGAGCGCTTGGAGAGGAGCTTCAAACTGCAACTGGATCAATACGGTGAAGGGGAGATCCCGGTGGAAGAGATGGTGGAGAAGCTAATGAGGGACAGAGTGAAAGCTGATAAGAGCAAGCTACCAAATATATGTTCTCCTGACTGGGAACTTGACTTAAGCTCCATATTTGTTGAAGTAGACACTCCACTG GGGAAGTACGGCACCAGAAGCTCCGCTGCATTGACTGTAAAAGGTAGCGGAGAAACCAGCTTCTATGAGGTTTATCTTGACGGAGACGTATGGAAGCAGCACACCTTGAACTACAACATTCAGAAACTGTAA
- the LOC105158880 gene encoding HMG1/2-like protein, whose translation MKGGKSKADSRKADSRLAVKKQSKKEKKAAKDPNKPKRPPSAFFVFMEDFRKQYKEKHPNNKSVAAVGKAGGDKWKSLSDEEKAPFVAKAEKRKEEYERKMEAYNRKLAGGGDDESDKSKSEVNDEEDEEGSGEEEEDDD comes from the exons ATGAAGGGTGGAAAATCTAAGGCTGATTCGAGGAAGGCCGACAGCAG GCTTGCTGTGAAGAAACAGTcaaagaaggagaagaaagcAGCAAAGGACCCAAACAAGCCAAAGAGGCCTCCAAGtgctttctttgtttttat GGAAGATTTTAGGAAGCAATACAAGGAAAAGCACCCTAACAACAAATCAGTTGCAGCT GTTGGTAAAGCTGGTGGTGATAAGTGGAAGTCATTGAGTGATGAG gAAAAGGCTCCATTTGTGGCAAAGGCAGAGAAGAGAAAGGAGGAATATGAACGAAAAATGGAAGCCTACAACAGAAAATTG GCTGGAGGGGGTGATGATGAGTCCGACAAGTCAAAGTCTGAGGTTAATGACGAGGAAGATGAGGAAGGCAGTGGAGAG gaggaagaagatgatgacTGA